In Heliangelus exortis chromosome W, bHelExo1.hap1, whole genome shotgun sequence, the following proteins share a genomic window:
- the LOC139789125 gene encoding immediate early response 3-interacting protein 1-like, with translation MAFSLYSLLQAALLIINAIAVLHEERFLRHVGWGSDQGIGGFGEEPRIKAQLTNLIRSVRTVMRVPLIAVNSVTVILLLLFG, from the exons ATGGCGTTCTCTCTGTACTCTCTGCTTCAGGCAGCCCTCCTCATCATCAATGCCATCGCTGTCTTACACGAGGAGCGGTTCCTCCGCCACG TTGGCTGGGGAAGTGATCAAGGGATCGGAGGATTTGGAGAGGAACCTCGAATTAAAGCACAGCTAACGAACCTCATCCGGTCTGTACGGACTGTCATGAGAG TGCCATTAATAGCAGTGAACTCAGTTACAGTCATTCTCCTCCTGTTGTTTGGGTGA